A region of Homo sapiens chromosome 17, GRCh38.p14 Primary Assembly DNA encodes the following proteins:
- the CENPX gene encoding centromere protein X isoform X1, with product MEGAGAGSGFRKELVSRLLHLHFKDDKTKVSGDALQLMVELLKVFVVGEPRAHAPSGHSIRNFAFFQRENQDVFSRFPQGPKLGSPEPVCQKQQSAACGRPRQKTRSVWTWTSWRSSWTSRDLSRG from the exons GAGCTGGTGAGCAGGCTGCTGCACCTGCACTTCAAGGATGACAAGACCAAAG TGAGCGGGGACGCGCTGCAGCTCATGGTGGAGTTGCTGAAGGTCTTCGTTGTGGGTGAGCCCAGGGCCCACGCTCCCTCCGGGCACAGCATCCGGAATTTTGCGTTTTTCCAGCGGGAAAACCAAGACGTGTTTTCCCGTTTCCCACAAGGGCCTAAACTTGGGTCTCCTGAGCCTGTTTGTCAG AAGCAGCAGTCCGCGGCGTGCGGCAGGCCCAGGCAGAAGACGCGCTCCGTGTGGACGTGGACCAGCTGGAGAAG CTCCTGGACTTCTAGGGATCTCAGCCGTGGCTGA
- the CENPX gene encoding centromere protein X isoform 4 (isoform 4 is encoded by transcript variant 4): MEGAGAGSGFRKELVSRLLHLHFKDDKTKVSGDALQLMVELLKVFVVGEPRAHAPSGHSIRNFAFFQRENQDVFSRFPQGPKLGSPEPVCQKQQSAACGRPRQKTRSVWTWTSWRRCFRSCSWTSRDLSRG; the protein is encoded by the exons GAGCTGGTGAGCAGGCTGCTGCACCTGCACTTCAAGGATGACAAGACCAAAG TGAGCGGGGACGCGCTGCAGCTCATGGTGGAGTTGCTGAAGGTCTTCGTTGTGGGTGAGCCCAGGGCCCACGCTCCCTCCGGGCACAGCATCCGGAATTTTGCGTTTTTCCAGCGGGAAAACCAAGACGTGTTTTCCCGTTTCCCACAAGGGCCTAAACTTGGGTCTCCTGAGCCTGTTTGTCAG AAGCAGCAGTCCGCGGCGTGCGGCAGGCCCAGGCAGAAGACGCGCTCCGTGTGGACGTGGACCAGCTGGAGAAGGTGCTTCCGCAGCTG CTCCTGGACTTCTAGGGATCTCAGCCGTGGCTGA